CAGATGGTAGTTCACATGTAACATATTTGTCAACAAATTCAACAATGTCACAATCTGATACATCATATACATCAGGAGCATCTTCTACCCAAACTAACATATGAATGTGTGGCCAACCTCTCTGTTGGAATTCTGTGCGATAGAAATAGTCAACAACTTTGCCAACGGGTTCAGCAGGCGATTTAATGACATCTTTGATATACTTTTTCACTCTGTGCTCAAACATTCTAGTTGGGGTTACTGTGTTTGAATATATGTGTTCGCAATGTGTTTCCCAGTTCATGTCTTTGTGCTCTTCAGGTGTAAGTGGTGGTTTGCCTTGCTGTTCAAGAATTGCATTATCAATTTCAATCCATCTACGGTCAGCAGCACTAAATGTTAGAAACCATGTTGGAATGCCAATTTGTCGAATCATTGCAAATAAATCTTTCAGTGTCGCATCCCAGTATGATGGTGTTCCTCTTATCTGTCTCAGATATCGAAATCCTGAATCTCTCTCAATCATTTGTTTGACTTGTTCTTTGTCTGCAAGCATTTCGGGCGTGATAGGTTTTCCATCAGGAGTTTTGGTATGACCTTGTCTCATGGCAATTGATATCTGGGAAGTTATCATGTTCACTTCGGTTGCATACTGGGCAAAGAAAATGTACTGTGGGTCACTAGCAAAACGACTATCAGAAGAAAAgagccttgcattgaaatatcTGCTTGGAGAAACTTTTATGTTTCTTTGTTCAGTGTTTGTATTCTTGGCATCAGGAAATTGAGCTGGGAATGCTTCTGCTTCTACATTAAGAACATTGACTGGTCTATTGCCTTCTGCAGGTGCAAGACTAAGTATAGAATCATCACAGTGATCTGCAAGATATTGTGCTAAGTCAACTGGCTGCAAGAATGACATGAGTGGGGCAGATGTATtagtaatatcatcatcatcatcatctgggtTTGTTTCAGGGTTGTCTTCATCTGGAATTTCAGGATTTGGTTCATCATCAGCATGAACTTCATGATCAGATTCAATATCAGAGTTTACTGTATTACATAGTTGTTCATCTACGAAGTCTGAAATGGTTTCCATATCAGTATCTTGGTATTGGTCTGTGTGTTCACTAGCATTAACAGGATCAGATTTGTTAGCATTACTAGCATGATTCTCATTTTCACAAGGCGTCTGTTTTAAATTGTCTGTGTTTACAGTTTCAACTAGGCCTTGTTCATCTGTCAAATTGGAACTATGAGCTGTCTCTGTTTCAATATCTTCAGGTTCTGATTCAGAACTTTCATCAAGATGTTCATTAGCAACAATAGGATCATTATGAACAGCATCTAGTTGTTCAGTATTTACTTCAATATCTTTAAAGACTGGATTTGTTTGCTTCAGGACATCAAGAGCACTTCTAATCTTGCTAGGACACACTTGTTTGTACATGACATGACCTTTGTATTTCAATGCACGTTTCAATTTTACTcgaacaatgctatcatcagtaggaaGACGTGGCAATGCTTCAGCTGTACTTTGAACATCTGCTTTTACACATACGACTTGGCCATGAATACCTTTCTGACAACCTTTGTATAGAGGAACTAGTTTCATGAAAGGAATGACAGGTGCTATCAAGTGTCTTTCAAGAATGTTCAAATCCGACAGTTCTGGAGGCTGTGGGCATAGTTCTAGCTTATTGGCTTGTGACAATGTTGGTACTTTATGGTCTTTTATGTTGTTATGACAGGTTTTGCAAATCCATGCAATAGTTGGCAAATTATCATAATCAGTGTTTACTGGCATAGCTGCTAAGAGACTGGGCTTAATGTACTTCAACTTCTTGAACTGCACAACTTGGTCACGGAAGAATAAGCGGTTGCATATAATGCAGTTGTGTATGGGTTTCTCTTCTTGTATTTCTGTCTTGAATTTCATGATAACTTTATTGATGTCACTTTTAGAAGATTTGCGGGAAGACGTTGCCTGTTGGATTTGTCTAGCTCTTCTTTGAGGATCTTGATAGTTTGCTTTCTTTTGGTTCAAAATCCGTCTTTTGTTTCTCATGTAATTGATACTTCTTTTAATCAGTAGCAAAGCTCTGTGTCTTTTATAGTCCAATTTCTTTCTCATCAATATTGACGGTTTGTTTTCATGATATCGTTTGTTTTGTTTCATCAAAAGTTCAGCTCTATTCCTTACATAGTGGTCTTTCTTTCGGTTTAATACAACATTCTTATTCCTTGCATAGTGTTCTGATCTTTGGTGCAATATAACATTCCTTTTCTTTACATAGTGGTCTCTCTTGTGGTCTAATACAACATTCCTATTCTTCATATAGTGGTCTCTCCTGTGATCTAATACACCATTCCTATTCTTCACATAGTGGTCTCTCTTGTGGTCTAATACATCATTCCTATTCTTCACATAGTGGTCTCTCCTGTGGTCTAATACAACATTCCTATTCTTCACATAGCGGTCTCTCTTGTGGTCTAATACAACATTCCTATTCTTCACATAGTGGTCTTTCTTGTGGTCTAATACAACATCCCTGTTCCTTACATAGTGGTCTCTCCTGTGGTCTAATACACCATTCCTATTTTTCACATAGTGGTCTTTCTTGTTGTCTAATACATCATTCCTGTTCCTTACATAGTGGTCTCTCCTGTGGTCTAATACAACATTCCTATTTTTCACATAGTTGTCTCTCTTGTGGTCTAATATAACATTCCTGTTCCTTACATGGTGGTCTGATCTTTGCTTCAATATGTTGTGTTTATCCGCAGCATAGATAGCTTTCTTCTTAGCACATACACTTTCTTTGATTTTATCATAGTATTTCTTGTTTCTAGCTTGAACTTTTGCTTTGCGATTATCATCTTTGGACCAAAATGAACACCCTGGCTGATCATTATCATTGCAGCTATCTGATTCATATAAAGCAGATGTGGATTGAGTCTGCGGAATGGTTGACGAATTCTGATTGCTACATGCACTGATCATAGTTTGATTAGATTCATGTTGAGATTCTAAATTTTGACTTACAATTTCATCGGCACTTTGAAATCCACCATCATTCACAAGTTGACATGGTTTTGCAGTGGTCATAGCAGTTGATTGTGGTTCGTGGTCTGTACTTTCCTGTTCATCATCTCTTCGTCTTTGGCTTGGATTTTGGCATGGATTTTGGCATGGATTTTGGCATGTACATGCCTCTCCCGGGGGATTAGTACCCCGTTCGAGACATGTCAGAAGACCCTGTTGCATGAGCAGCAGGTGGAATGAAAGGTGGCAAAAGTAGAAATGCCAGAAGGGATAGAATAGAATAGGCaggagaggaggaagaggagaggagggagaagaggaaaggagagaggagagaagagagaagaggagAGAGACGGAGAGGAAGAGAGGACAGGAGAGAATGGGtgtggaggagaggagagaggaggggACGGGAGAGCAGAGAAGAGAGAAAAGGGAGAGAGATCAGGGcagagaagaaaaagaaaggagaaaTGGAGAGGAGGGGAGGAAGTCATGGGTTTAACATCAAAGAAATGAGAGCAGAGGAGCCGATGGGGTGGACGAGAAGAGAGAAGGATGGGGGCaggagaggaggaagaggagaggagggagaagaggaaaggagagaggagagaagagagaagaggagAGAGACGGAGAGGTAGAGAGGACAGGAGAGAATGGGtgtggaggagaggagagagaaggggaCGGGAGAGCAGAGAAGAGAGAAAAGGGAGAGAGATCAGAGcagagaagaaaaagaaaggagaaaTGAAGGGAGAGGAGGGAGGGGAAGGGAAGGGAATATAAGTCATGGGTTTAACATCAAAGAAATGAGAGCAGAGGAGCCGATGGGGTGGACGAGAAGAGAAGGATGGGGGAAGAGAAGAGAGAAGGGAAGTGAAGAGGAAGGGGACAGGAATGGAAGAGAAGTTGGGTTTAACATGAAAGAGAAAAGGAGAGCAGAGCAGAGTGGATGGAACAGCAGGATAAATGTGGGatgaggagaggagagaagacaAGACGAGAGAGGTGAGGAGAGGAGATGAAAGAGAAAAGACAGGGAGAGgagagaggggaggggagggggagagGAGAAGACAGAAGGAGAGGATGAGAGGAGACGGAAAATAGAGAAGTAAAGGAAGAGAGGAGGGGAGTGGAGGAGAAGTGAAGGGAAACGAAGTCGTGGTTTTAACATCAAGAGGGGATGGAAGCAGTGGATAGGGAGGGGAGAGAAGAGGAGCCCGGAGAGAAGGGGACAGGAGGGGAGGAGAAAAGACAAGGGAAGTAAAGAGGAGAGGGGGTAGGAGGGAGGGAAAGGGAAGGTAATGGAGGTTGGGTTTAACATCAAGAGGAGACCAGAGGAAGGTAACAGCAGGATGACGGAGGCAGAGATGAGAAAGGTAGGAGGGGAGAGAAAGGGAATGCAATGGAATGCAATTAAATGGAAAGGAAAGGAAGTGAATGAAATGGAATGGAAGGAAATGGAAGGAATGGAAAGGAAGGGAAGGGAAAGGAAGGAAAAGCAATGGAAGGGTATATAAATAAGGGAATTGGAATGGAAGGAAAAGGAAGGGGGCGGAAGGGAATGGAAGGAGTGGAATGGTATGTAATGGAAGGGATTGCAATACAattgaatggaatggaatggaaaggGAAGTAAGTGAACGGAATGGAAGGGAATAGAAGGGAATGGAAGGGAAGGGAATTTAAGACAATGGAATGGAAGGGAATAGACGGTAAGAGAGGAATGAAAGAGAATGGAAAGGAAGGGAATGGAAGTGAAATAAAGAGAATGGAAGGGAAGGGAGTGGGAGGGAAGGGAGtggagggaagggaagggaatggAATGCAAGGGAAGGAAAGGGGATGGGATGGAATGGAATGGAGTGGAtggaaatacaatgcaattgaatAGAAGAGAAGGGAATGGAAGGGAATGGAATGGAAGGGAAAGGAAGGAAATGGGAGGAAAGGTAAGAGAATGGAAGG
This DNA window, taken from Amphiura filiformis chromosome 16, Afil_fr2py, whole genome shotgun sequence, encodes the following:
- the LOC140136242 gene encoding uncharacterized protein, which gives rise to MPSKEQKKKEAKKRRYEEEKAKKQQGLLTCLERGTNPPGEACTCQNPCQNPCQNPSQRRRDDEQESTDHEPQSTAMTTAKPCQLVNDGGFQSADEIIKDILKN